In Porphyromonas cangingivalis, a genomic segment contains:
- a CDS encoding TolC family protein codes for MTMGLQVSAQDVLTLPRAIELARRQSVDAAVALNQLKTSYWEYRTYRADLLPEVILKGTLPDYSRGFNLYQNEDGSYKFVRNNLLRMSGDLSIEQNIPLTGGKVAINSALQYIDPLNTVGANRHFMSVPVGITLSQPIFGTNHLKWRGKIEPIKYKEAKAAYIEHVEQLTLRTITYYFELLLAKENLNIARQNKKNADRIAEIAEARREMGQISQNELLQLKLSALKAASTLTKEEATLNAAMFRLRSFLSLSESEDIEAVVPEMMTYPVITYEDVLQKAHENNPLAQNIRRRQLEADYEVAKAKGDRREINLFASFGYTGQDQAFRTAYQQLMDNQVVQVGLRIPLLDWDKRKGKVKVAESNRNVIDSRLKQAQMDFNQNIFLLVQQYNNQAEQLRIAREADEIARQRYETSVESFMIGKINTLDLNDAQLSKDNARAKYVSEMHLYWYYLYQLRSLTLFDYERGMDIDAEIDRLVRD; via the coding sequence ATGACCATGGGATTGCAAGTGTCGGCACAAGATGTGTTGACCTTGCCCCGGGCCATCGAATTGGCACGACGACAGTCTGTCGATGCCGCTGTGGCACTCAACCAGCTGAAGACCTCCTATTGGGAGTATCGTACTTATCGTGCCGATCTCCTTCCCGAAGTGATCCTCAAGGGTACACTGCCCGACTATAGTCGTGGCTTCAATCTCTATCAAAATGAAGATGGGTCGTACAAGTTTGTCCGCAACAATCTGCTACGCATGTCGGGGGATCTCTCTATCGAACAGAACATCCCCCTCACGGGAGGTAAGGTGGCAATCAATTCTGCCTTACAGTACATCGACCCGCTCAATACCGTCGGTGCCAATCGTCACTTCATGAGTGTGCCTGTCGGGATCACGCTGTCGCAACCTATCTTCGGCACCAATCATCTCAAATGGCGTGGCAAGATAGAGCCGATCAAGTATAAGGAGGCCAAGGCGGCTTATATCGAGCATGTCGAACAACTTACCCTCCGCACGATCACCTATTACTTCGAGCTACTTTTGGCCAAAGAAAACCTCAATATCGCCCGACAAAATAAAAAGAATGCCGATCGCATCGCAGAGATTGCCGAGGCGCGCCGCGAGATGGGACAGATCTCTCAGAACGAGCTCCTCCAGCTCAAACTCTCTGCCCTCAAAGCTGCTTCGACACTGACAAAGGAGGAGGCGACCCTCAATGCCGCAATGTTTCGCCTGAGATCCTTCCTCTCCCTCTCGGAGAGTGAGGATATAGAGGCTGTGGTACCTGAGATGATGACTTACCCTGTCATCACCTATGAGGATGTCTTGCAGAAGGCTCACGAGAATAACCCTCTGGCGCAAAACATCCGTCGTCGACAGCTGGAAGCGGACTATGAGGTAGCCAAGGCCAAGGGAGATCGGCGAGAGATCAACCTCTTTGCCTCGTTTGGTTATACCGGTCAGGATCAGGCTTTCCGCACCGCTTATCAACAGCTGATGGACAACCAAGTCGTACAGGTGGGGCTGCGCATACCTCTCCTCGACTGGGATAAACGTAAGGGTAAGGTCAAGGTGGCGGAGTCCAACAGAAATGTCATAGACTCTCGTCTCAAACAGGCTCAGATGGACTTCAATCAAAACATCTTCCTCCTCGTCCAGCAATACAATAACCAAGCCGAACAGCTCCGTATCGCTCGCGAAGCGGACGAGATAGCCCGCCAACGTTATGAGACCTCTGTGGAGTCATTCATGATCGGGAAGATCAACACCCTCGATCTCAATGATGCCCAGCTCTCCAAGGACAATGCTCGTGCGAAGTATGTCTCCGAGATGCACCTCTATTGGTACTACCTCTATCAGCTCCGCAGTCTCACGCTCTTTGACTATGAGCGTGGCATGGACATAGATGCCGAGATCGATCGTCTTGTCAGAGATTAG
- a CDS encoding ABC transporter permease — protein sequence MIKHIFTILWNERKQNIALWLELMIVSAFLWYIGDTVYYTVKNYLKPLGFDVEHTYEMRLGLLTADHKAYIPDLSVDEQIGYLATILERVQNNPMIEAASYSFMARPYNRENSSIVCCRDTLRTQGSVLFRRSTPDFFKVFKYKAERGSTEELVQVSESGELVVSTAVRDDLFPDGEDCIGKKIYLNDEDSVGYRVGAVSQDVRYGDYHKWSDYINYPMTSNSYKGFVSVPEWLELCVRVKPEQDRDFVTRFRKEMSQQLRLGNYYLNTIDYMPEVRDAFQKSSENELKEKLFVILFLLINIFLGVTGVFWFRTQQRKTEIGLRIALGDMPNKVLGKFFIEGVMILLLALVPVMILFVFLFQQEVLESYFMDLDVQRYFAGLGITFILLLIMILFGVWFPARRAVNVSPAETLRDE from the coding sequence ATGATTAAGCATATATTTACGATACTTTGGAATGAGCGTAAGCAAAATATAGCCTTGTGGCTGGAGCTCATGATCGTCTCTGCATTTTTGTGGTATATAGGAGATACGGTGTACTATACTGTGAAAAATTATCTCAAGCCGTTGGGCTTCGATGTGGAGCATACCTATGAGATGAGACTCGGACTGCTCACCGCTGACCATAAGGCATATATCCCCGACCTCTCTGTGGATGAGCAGATAGGATACCTGGCAACCATCCTCGAACGTGTCCAAAACAACCCGATGATAGAGGCTGCAAGTTATTCTTTTATGGCAAGGCCATACAACCGCGAAAATAGCTCCATTGTCTGTTGTCGAGATACGCTAAGGACACAGGGCTCAGTACTCTTTCGCAGGTCGACTCCTGACTTTTTTAAGGTCTTCAAGTACAAGGCCGAGAGGGGCAGTACGGAGGAATTGGTACAGGTGTCCGAGAGTGGCGAACTGGTTGTCTCGACCGCCGTGAGGGATGATCTATTTCCCGACGGAGAAGATTGTATCGGGAAGAAGATATACCTCAATGACGAAGACTCTGTGGGTTATCGAGTGGGAGCAGTCTCTCAAGATGTCCGATATGGTGACTATCACAAATGGTCAGACTACATCAACTACCCTATGACGAGTAACTCTTACAAGGGATTTGTCAGCGTGCCTGAGTGGCTCGAACTCTGTGTACGGGTCAAGCCTGAACAAGACCGAGACTTCGTCACGCGCTTTCGCAAGGAGATGTCCCAACAGCTACGCCTCGGTAATTATTACCTCAACACCATCGACTATATGCCCGAGGTACGTGACGCCTTTCAGAAGAGCTCTGAAAATGAACTCAAAGAAAAGCTCTTTGTGATCCTCTTCTTGCTTATCAACATCTTTTTGGGTGTCACGGGGGTGTTTTGGTTCAGGACCCAGCAGCGCAAGACAGAGATAGGACTTCGCATAGCCTTGGGTGATATGCCCAATAAGGTGCTCGGGAAGTTCTTCATTGAGGGAGTGATGATCCTATTGCTGGCTTTGGTGCCCGTGATGATCCTTTTCGTCTTTCTCTTTCAGCAGGAAGTCTTAGAGAGTTACTTCATGGATCTTGATGTGCAGAGGTACTTTGCAGGCCTCGGGATTACCTTCATATTGCTCCTCATTATGATACTCTTTGGGGTATGGTTCCCTGCTCGCCGTGCGGTGAATGTATCTCCTGCGGAGACCCTAAGAGACGAATAA